A genome region from Streptomyces antimycoticus includes the following:
- a CDS encoding DMT family transporter: MTSATASAPRAAASTAETSSSPARRPLLDWRIRFGVLSLIWGFSFLFIKVGNEAFAPLYVTLGRMLFGTAVLLVTLVVQRERLPRGARVWGHLAVAAFFLNALPFSLFAYAELTIPSTLAGICNAASPLWGMLLAVVVVSDDRPSRQRVAGLGLGFIGVLIVLGAWQGFSGQDPLGTVLALIASASYAVGWQYVRRTLSDTGHSHLSMSGGQLLLGTVQLALVAPVFATTPTSFPLLPVLSVLALGALGTGVAFLIQYGLVDEVGPTTAMMVTYFVPVIATTAGVAILGEHLTWNTPVGAAVVLVGAALTQRRSTAR; the protein is encoded by the coding sequence ATGACCTCAGCGACCGCCTCGGCACCCCGTGCCGCCGCCTCCACCGCGGAGACCTCCTCCTCCCCCGCCCGCAGACCGCTCCTCGACTGGCGGATCCGCTTCGGCGTGCTCTCCCTGATCTGGGGTTTCAGCTTTCTCTTCATCAAGGTGGGCAATGAGGCGTTCGCCCCCTTGTATGTCACGCTCGGGCGGATGCTGTTCGGCACCGCCGTGCTGCTCGTGACGCTGGTGGTGCAGCGGGAGCGGCTGCCGCGCGGGGCGCGGGTCTGGGGCCATCTGGCGGTCGCCGCGTTCTTCCTCAACGCGCTGCCGTTCTCGCTGTTCGCCTACGCCGAGCTGACCATCCCCTCCACCCTGGCCGGTATCTGCAATGCCGCCTCGCCGCTGTGGGGGATGCTGCTCGCGGTGGTCGTGGTCTCCGACGACCGGCCGAGCCGTCAGCGTGTCGCGGGTCTCGGGCTCGGCTTCATCGGCGTGTTGATCGTGCTGGGCGCCTGGCAGGGCTTCTCCGGCCAGGACCCGCTGGGCACGGTGCTGGCGCTGATCGCCTCGGCCAGCTACGCGGTCGGCTGGCAGTACGTCCGGCGCACGCTGAGCGACACGGGCCACTCCCATCTGTCGATGTCCGGCGGCCAGCTGCTGCTCGGCACGGTGCAACTCGCCCTCGTCGCACCGGTGTTCGCGACGACGCCCACCTCCTTCCCCCTGCTGCCCGTGCTCTCCGTGCTCGCCCTGGGCGCGCTGGGCACCGGCGTGGCGTTCCTGATCCAGTACGGGCTCGTCGACGAGGTCGGCCCGACGACGGCGATGATGGTCACCTACTTCGTCCCGGTGATCGCCACCACCGCGGGCGTGGCGATCCTCGGGGAACACCTCACCTGGAACACGCCGGTGGGCGCGGCCGTCGTCCTCGTCGGCGCGGCCCTGACCCAGCGGCGCTCCACTGCCCGATAG
- a CDS encoding aminotransferase class I/II-fold pyridoxal phosphate-dependent enzyme yields MLGEYPIVGRRAAEIAASVERAVGAGELPPGQLLPPLRELAQRLSVNPNTVAAAYRVLRERGVIETAGRRGSRVRSRPSSTPREWIGVDATGARDLSSGNPDPALLPPLGAPLAAAAARAAERPTLYGAPDVVPEVAELARAALDADGVPTGPVAVTSGALDAIERVLAAHLRPGDAVAVEDPGWGSLLDLIPALGLRAVPVGVDDDGPLPERVEQALIQGARALVVTDRAQNPTGAVVSATRARELRTVLAAHPSVLLIEDDHGHGIVDLPLRPLAGGTDHWALVRSTAKAYGPDLRLAVLTGDPVTLDRVRGRQRLGPGWVSHLLQDTVGGLWRTGAVDAAAVAASYDTRRAALVRALRVRGIAAHGRSGMNVWVPVPDETGAVARLLASGWAVAPGARFRVASPPGIRLTVSPLASDEIETVAAAVAAAAGATVSGRLD; encoded by the coding sequence GTGCTAGGAGAATATCCGATCGTCGGCCGACGCGCAGCCGAGATCGCGGCCAGTGTGGAGCGCGCGGTCGGCGCCGGTGAGCTGCCGCCGGGTCAACTGCTGCCACCCTTGCGGGAGTTGGCGCAGCGGCTGAGCGTGAATCCCAATACGGTCGCGGCCGCCTATCGCGTGCTGCGCGAACGGGGCGTGATCGAAACGGCGGGGCGCCGGGGGAGCCGGGTGCGCTCCCGCCCCTCCAGTACGCCCCGCGAGTGGATCGGCGTCGATGCCACCGGGGCGCGCGACCTGTCGAGCGGCAACCCCGACCCCGCGCTGCTGCCCCCGCTCGGCGCGCCGCTCGCGGCGGCCGCGGCCCGGGCGGCGGAGCGCCCCACGCTGTACGGCGCGCCGGACGTCGTCCCCGAGGTCGCCGAGCTCGCCCGGGCCGCGCTCGACGCGGACGGGGTGCCGACCGGGCCGGTCGCCGTCACCTCCGGCGCGCTCGACGCGATCGAGCGAGTACTGGCCGCGCATCTGCGTCCCGGTGACGCGGTCGCGGTCGAGGACCCCGGCTGGGGCAGTCTGCTCGACCTGATCCCGGCGCTCGGGCTGCGTGCCGTCCCGGTCGGAGTCGACGACGACGGACCGCTGCCCGAGCGGGTGGAGCAGGCGCTGATCCAGGGGGCGCGAGCGCTGGTGGTCACCGACCGGGCGCAGAACCCGACCGGCGCGGTGGTGAGCGCGACACGCGCTCGCGAGCTGCGCACCGTGCTCGCCGCCCACCCTTCCGTGCTGCTGATCGAGGACGACCACGGGCACGGCATCGTGGACCTCCCGCTGCGCCCCCTGGCCGGGGGTACGGACCACTGGGCGCTGGTCCGCTCCACCGCCAAGGCGTACGGCCCGGATCTGCGGCTCGCCGTGCTCACCGGCGACCCCGTCACCCTGGACCGGGTGCGCGGCCGCCAGCGGCTGGGGCCGGGCTGGGTCAGCCATCTGCTGCAGGACACGGTCGGCGGGCTGTGGCGGACGGGCGCGGTCGACGCGGCGGCGGTGGCGGCGTCGTACGACACGCGGCGTGCCGCGCTGGTGCGGGCGCTGCGGGTGCGGGGGATCGCCGCGCACGGGCGGAGCGGGATGAATGTGTGGGTGCCGGTCCCCGATGAGACCGGCGCGGTCGCCCGGCTGCTGGCCTCGGGCTGGGCCGTCGCCCCCGGGGCGCGCTTCCGCGTGGCCTCGCCACCGGGGATCCGGCTGACGGTCTCGCCACTGGCTTCCGACGAGATCGAGACGGTCGCCGCCGCGGTGGCCGCGGCGGCGGGGGCGACGGTCTCGGGACGGCTGGACTAG